Below is a window of Inquilinus sp. KBS0705 DNA.
GTCAGAATCTCATCAACCAGGCCCTGGCGCACCTCGCCCGAGTCGCGGTAGATGCCCACGTTGCCACTTTCGCGAGCTTCGGCTATTACCTTCCACGCGCCGGCTTCAATCTCGGCCAGCATCAGCTTTATCCACTTATAGGGGGCAAATATCTTTTGTATATCCTTTGAGCCAACTTCCGATATTACTGTTACCTGTTTGCTCAGCTTACGGATGTATTCGCATTTTTCATCATGCTCTATGGTGATAGATCCATCAGATACTTCGGCGTATTCCAGTTGATATTTATCCAGCAGTCGGCAATAATCATCAAACTGTCCCCTAACTATCATCGCTTCAAACAGGGTGCCGCCAAAGTAAACCGGCAGGCCGGCATCCTTGTAAAGCTTTAGCTTAGCATCCAAATTAGGGCTAACAAATGATGTTGCCCAGCCAAGCTTTACCAGGTCGGTGTATTGGCTGCCCATTTCAATAAAATCTTCCGCTTGCCGCAAGCTTAAGCCTTTATCCATTACCATGGTTAGGCCGCTGTTACGGGGCTTTGCTGTAC
It encodes the following:
- a CDS encoding phosphosulfolactate synthase — encoded protein: MNYHINDLPERTAKPRNSGLTMVMDKGLSLRQAEDFIEMGSQYTDLVKLGWATSFVSPNLDAKLKLYKDAGLPVYFGGTLFEAMIVRGQFDDYCRLLDKYQLEYAEVSDGSITIEHDEKCEYIRKLSKQVTVISEVGSKDIQKIFAPYKWIKLMLAEIEAGAWKVIAEARESGNVGIYRDSGEVRQGLVDEILTQIPEETIIWEAPQKAQQVWFIKLIGANVSLGNIAPADIIPLETLRLGIRSDTFEHFLK